A portion of the Micromonospora tarapacensis genome contains these proteins:
- the pyrF gene encoding orotidine-5'-phosphate decarboxylase, translated as MTPTRPATSFARRWAALSAQRGGLCLGVAPSPVWLDRWGLADTAESVRRYGDVLLDAAGDSVSAYKVQVPFYLRHGAAGMAALRRFRDGVHERGALVLLDAKIGDAEDTMAAYADLYLGPQSQLGGDAVTACAFMGAATLHPLLRIAQDRDAAVFTLVRTSNHGAGEVQGSRTPEGHSTAQAIADALTGWHTAHCGTPEPGPAAAVVGARLPESAQLVRRLPHSVLEIPGLGRADRRTEEVLAPVRDAADRAMLTVTTGVLRHGPAPAALRTGIQWWHEEIARHR; from the coding sequence ATGACGCCGACCCGACCAGCGACCAGCTTTGCCAGGAGGTGGGCCGCGCTCAGCGCCCAGCGGGGCGGCCTCTGCCTCGGGGTCGCTCCGTCACCGGTCTGGCTGGACCGGTGGGGGCTGGCGGACACCGCCGAGTCGGTGCGTCGCTACGGCGACGTGCTGCTGGACGCGGCCGGTGACAGCGTCTCCGCCTACAAGGTCCAAGTGCCGTTCTACCTGCGCCACGGCGCCGCCGGAATGGCGGCGCTGCGCCGCTTCCGCGACGGCGTGCACGAACGGGGCGCGCTGGTGCTGCTCGACGCCAAGATCGGCGACGCGGAGGACACAATGGCCGCCTACGCGGACCTCTACCTCGGGCCGCAGAGCCAGCTCGGTGGGGACGCGGTCACCGCATGCGCGTTCATGGGCGCGGCGACATTGCATCCGTTGCTGCGGATCGCACAGGACCGTGACGCAGCGGTCTTCACACTGGTCCGCACCTCGAACCACGGCGCGGGAGAGGTCCAGGGCAGCCGCACCCCCGAGGGCCACAGCACGGCCCAGGCGATCGCGGACGCGCTGACCGGATGGCACACCGCCCATTGCGGTACGCCGGAGCCCGGACCAGCCGCAGCGGTGGTGGGTGCCCGGTTGCCCGAGTCGGCGCAACTGGTTCGCCGCCTGCCGCACAGCGTCCTGGAGATTCCCGGGCTGGGCCGGGCCGACCGCCGCACCGAGGAGGTCCTCGCCCCGGTCCGGGACGCGGCCGACCGGGCGATGCTGACGGTGACGACCGGGGTGCTGCGGCACGGACCCGCTCCGGCAGCGCTGCGTACCGGAATCCAGTGGTGGCACGAGGAGATCGCGCGGCACCGCTAG
- a CDS encoding HAD family hydrolase codes for MIHAVVFDVDDTLVDFSGATGRGLLAHLATTAAVSAADADHYLALWRQLEHIHFNAYLRGECTFTDQRRRRAREFCASAGFPLGPEEAEVDAWVTRYLEHCDHAFALFPDVLPALDGLSRAGLRLAAMSNSDRAYQNRKLTALGIRDRLETLVCCDDVDGAAKPDPRIFHAVCDRLGIAPAEAVYVGDRLDSDARAATAAGLTGVWLDRAGGGQADVPIITTLDELHRVLRARAVRKGP; via the coding sequence GTGATCCACGCCGTCGTCTTCGACGTCGACGACACCCTCGTCGATTTCTCCGGGGCGACCGGCCGGGGCCTGCTGGCCCATCTGGCCACGACGGCCGCGGTCAGCGCCGCCGACGCCGACCACTACCTCGCACTCTGGCGGCAACTGGAGCACATCCACTTCAACGCCTATCTACGTGGCGAATGCACCTTCACCGATCAACGCCGGCGTCGGGCACGGGAGTTCTGCGCATCGGCCGGGTTTCCGCTGGGCCCCGAGGAGGCCGAGGTGGACGCCTGGGTGACGCGATACCTGGAGCACTGCGATCATGCATTCGCCCTCTTTCCCGATGTGCTGCCCGCTCTCGACGGCCTGAGCCGCGCCGGGCTCCGGCTCGCGGCGATGAGCAACAGCGACCGGGCGTACCAGAACCGCAAGCTGACCGCGCTCGGCATCCGGGACCGACTCGAGACCCTGGTCTGCTGCGATGACGTCGACGGCGCGGCGAAGCCCGATCCCCGGATCTTTCACGCGGTCTGCGACCGTCTCGGCATCGCGCCCGCCGAAGCGGTCTACGTCGGGGACCGGCTCGACTCCGACGCCCGTGCCGCCACCGCGGCGGGGCTGACCGGGGTGTGGCTCGACCGCGCCGGAGGCGGACAGGCCGACGTACCCATCATCACCACGCTCGACGAGCTCCACCGGGTGCTGCGCGCCCGGGCGGTGCGGAAAGGACCCTGA
- a CDS encoding MbtH family protein — protein MSVADDDAEYVVVSNDEEQFSLWLTERSLPNGWREAGKRGSRAECLAYIEQVWTDMRPRSLRQFAARPSAQ, from the coding sequence GTGAGCGTGGCAGACGACGACGCCGAGTATGTGGTGGTCTCCAACGACGAGGAGCAGTTCTCTCTCTGGTTGACCGAGCGCAGCCTGCCCAACGGCTGGCGCGAGGCGGGGAAGCGCGGCAGCCGTGCGGAGTGCCTCGCCTACATCGAGCAGGTCTGGACCGATATGCGGCCGCGCAGTCTCCGCCAGTTCGCGGCGCGTCCGTCGGCGCAGTGA
- a CDS encoding AMP-binding protein — protein sequence MTASAPHPGSTISATTSTAAGGNEPATQSRVAPHWSSYAAALLVLLRHCGPHAPGRVALRIDGASATISVPSGRMTAAQLVDAIAGTPLHTDEVSAPAAFHWRHPHPAPDAHLVLAADETGMSWQITPGWSAPMLASELDRNLAPLLAQLADNPHRPIGTLTVPDRSAREWLARHGRPADTVRIDGLVPELVSRQAREHPGRPAFGSGPGRLTYGELNARANQLARVLRELGAQRDRSVALMMDRGSEMLVSFLAILKSGAAAILLDPAHPTQRIAEVLDVARPRAVLTLARLGAILPAEAATVVAVDTEWPRIHRLSSDDLDVAVHPEDVAYVVHTSGSTGTPKRVAVLHRSVAHSIATHQEGHRITATDRAAWLAPPGSSVSVGELWPYLCAGGSVHTAPPEVVGAAPLLRDWLVREEITKTYVSMPLAEQLYQLPWPAETSLRLLTVGSDKVRRWASPQLPFEVAVACGSSEANGISSCLVPWEDRLTSATATAGDRDVPPPIGRPWPGVRVELLDTAMGRLLPGAVGEMYLGGPELARGYLGDPGQTADRFRPDPYGPPGARLYRTGDLAYFDEDGRLHHRGRVDREVKIRGFRVDPAEVERALLAQPGVDDAVVVALADEAGESQLCAYLVADTADPHLVRAALVDLLPGHAVPASFTLVDRLPVTANGKVDRDALPAPDWSTLRKPYRPPRDELERQLAQLWADLLPVAQIGLDDHFFHLGGDSMSANRLAVRVNSRLRVRVTVRAVLEHPTLAELAEFIRTRLRMSTRS from the coding sequence GTGACCGCATCGGCGCCGCATCCCGGATCGACGATATCGGCGACCACGTCGACCGCGGCAGGGGGCAATGAGCCGGCAACGCAGTCGCGTGTCGCACCGCACTGGTCGTCCTACGCCGCCGCCCTGCTCGTGCTGCTGCGCCACTGTGGCCCGCACGCGCCCGGCCGGGTCGCCCTGCGCATCGACGGCGCCTCGGCGACGATTTCCGTGCCGTCCGGCAGGATGACCGCGGCGCAGCTCGTGGACGCCATCGCCGGCACCCCGCTGCACACCGACGAGGTGTCGGCGCCGGCGGCGTTCCACTGGCGTCATCCGCACCCCGCCCCCGACGCCCACCTCGTGCTCGCCGCAGACGAGACCGGAATGTCCTGGCAGATCACACCGGGCTGGTCCGCGCCGATGCTCGCAAGCGAACTGGATCGCAACCTCGCACCCCTGCTGGCGCAGCTGGCCGACAACCCGCACCGGCCGATCGGGACACTGACCGTTCCGGATCGAAGCGCGCGGGAATGGTTGGCGCGGCACGGACGGCCAGCCGACACCGTACGGATTGACGGGCTCGTGCCGGAGCTGGTCTCGCGCCAGGCACGCGAGCATCCGGGCCGGCCCGCCTTTGGATCCGGACCCGGCAGGCTGACCTACGGCGAACTCAACGCGCGGGCCAACCAGTTGGCGCGGGTACTGCGGGAACTCGGCGCCCAGCGCGACCGGTCCGTGGCCCTGATGATGGACCGCGGCAGCGAGATGCTCGTCTCCTTCCTCGCCATCCTCAAGAGTGGCGCGGCGGCGATCCTGCTCGACCCGGCCCATCCGACACAGCGGATCGCCGAGGTGCTCGACGTCGCCCGCCCTCGGGCCGTACTCACCCTGGCCCGGCTGGGCGCCATCCTGCCGGCCGAGGCCGCGACCGTGGTGGCGGTCGACACCGAGTGGCCGCGCATCCACCGGCTCTCCTCCGACGATCTGGACGTCGCCGTGCATCCCGAGGACGTCGCCTACGTGGTGCACACCTCCGGCTCGACCGGCACCCCCAAACGCGTCGCGGTCCTGCACCGGTCGGTCGCCCACTCCATCGCCACCCATCAGGAGGGACACCGCATCACCGCGACGGACCGCGCCGCCTGGCTGGCCCCACCCGGCTCGTCCGTGTCGGTCGGGGAACTCTGGCCGTACCTGTGCGCCGGTGGCAGTGTGCACACCGCGCCGCCGGAGGTCGTCGGCGCGGCTCCCCTGCTGCGCGACTGGCTGGTGCGGGAGGAAATCACCAAGACGTACGTCAGCATGCCCCTCGCCGAGCAGCTCTACCAACTGCCCTGGCCCGCCGAGACGAGCCTGCGACTGCTGACGGTCGGCAGCGACAAGGTACGGCGGTGGGCTTCGCCGCAGCTGCCGTTCGAGGTCGCTGTCGCGTGCGGCTCGTCGGAGGCCAACGGCATCAGCAGCTGCCTGGTGCCGTGGGAGGACCGTCTCACCAGCGCCACCGCCACCGCCGGCGACCGGGACGTCCCGCCGCCGATCGGTCGGCCGTGGCCGGGCGTACGCGTCGAACTGCTCGACACCGCGATGGGCCGGCTGCTTCCCGGCGCGGTCGGGGAGATGTACCTCGGTGGACCCGAGCTCGCCCGGGGATACCTCGGCGACCCGGGCCAGACCGCCGACCGGTTCCGGCCCGACCCGTACGGGCCGCCCGGTGCCCGGCTCTACCGCACCGGAGACCTCGCGTACTTCGACGAAGACGGGCGGTTGCACCACCGAGGTCGGGTCGACCGCGAAGTCAAGATCCGCGGATTCCGGGTCGACCCCGCGGAGGTGGAGCGGGCATTGCTGGCTCAGCCCGGTGTGGACGACGCGGTGGTGGTGGCGCTGGCCGACGAGGCCGGCGAGAGCCAGCTCTGCGCCTACCTGGTCGCCGACACCGCCGACCCGCACCTGGTCCGCGCCGCGCTCGTCGACCTGCTGCCGGGGCATGCCGTGCCCGCCTCGTTCACCCTGGTGGACCGGCTGCCGGTGACCGCCAACGGCAAGGTGGACCGCGACGCGCTGCCCGCCCCCGACTGGAGCACACTGCGCAAGCCCTACCGGCCGCCCCGCGACGAACTGGAACGTCAACTCGCCCAGCTCTGGGCGGATCTGCTCCCCGTGGCGCAGATCGGTCTGGACGATCACTTCTTCCATCTGGGTGGTGACTCGATGTCCGCCAACCGACTCGCCGTACGCGTGAACAGCCGGCTGCGGGTGCGGGTCACCGTACGCGCGGTGCTGGAACACCCCACCCTAGCCGAGCTGGCGGAGTTCATCCGCACCCGGCTGCGTATGTCCACGCGGAGTTGA
- a CDS encoding condensation domain-containing protein, which translates to MADETTELLRRLATLPAQRRAAALRLLGHDAGAGPLGRRSDPAAPVRLSSGQEQVWLTDLMTGEPGSLVDHVAFRLSGTLDIAALRAAFDDLVVRHEPLRSRLIRQGEVPMLVAGAAPVDFRVTELDGQEIAAATAAATTDLAMPFDLDKGPLARLRLYRLAPDDHILVLASHHMVTDGVSQGVLLVDLEALYQARRDNRAATLAPLTVDYGDFAEWQRAHIAGDRLAALTRYWTDRIAGASVRLVLPSNQPRSGRRGGAYLDVAAPAGLADRVGAAARQHATTPFVVLLAAYRLLLWRLTGVRDTLVGTPISARPLAETENMVGYFLNMVVLRGAAEPDASVRDLVAAEHASAMSAYAHQDLPFEQLVAQLRPPREIGSTPLVQTVFSVEGQPGMSGNYLGVTCEEIVLTGGWAQYDLMVKVVRDAELTARWDFDDAIIDVARIEQWAKEFWSLIDAVADDPDRRVRDIPGLGDVPPPSPVQVEPEVLAWAGTAERVEPQGYLQETIAAAWQELLGVAPGAHDVLFDLGGHSLTVAQLSFRLSETFRTHVGVAELFEHQTVASQARHVEGLLLDRAAQLSSEELEHLLDEGP; encoded by the coding sequence ATGGCCGACGAGACGACGGAACTCCTGCGACGGCTGGCAACCCTGCCGGCCCAGCGACGCGCGGCGGCGCTGCGGCTGCTGGGGCACGACGCCGGCGCCGGCCCGCTGGGGAGGCGTTCCGACCCGGCAGCGCCGGTACGGCTCTCCAGTGGGCAGGAGCAGGTCTGGCTGACCGACCTGATGACCGGAGAGCCCGGAAGTCTCGTCGACCACGTCGCGTTCCGGCTCAGCGGCACCCTCGACATCGCCGCGCTCCGGGCAGCGTTCGACGATCTCGTCGTGCGACACGAGCCGTTGCGCAGCCGGTTGATCCGGCAGGGCGAGGTGCCGATGCTCGTAGCCGGGGCCGCACCGGTGGACTTCCGCGTGACGGAGCTGGACGGTCAGGAAATCGCCGCGGCGACCGCTGCCGCCACGACCGACCTCGCGATGCCCTTCGATCTGGACAAGGGTCCGCTGGCGCGGCTGAGACTGTATCGACTCGCCCCCGACGACCACATACTGGTGCTCGCCTCGCACCACATGGTGACCGACGGCGTCTCACAGGGTGTGCTCCTGGTCGACCTCGAGGCGCTGTACCAGGCCCGGCGCGACAATCGGGCCGCCACGCTCGCACCGCTGACGGTCGACTACGGTGACTTCGCCGAGTGGCAACGCGCCCATATCGCCGGTGACCGGCTGGCTGCGCTGACGCGGTACTGGACGGACCGGATCGCGGGCGCGTCCGTACGACTCGTCCTGCCGTCGAACCAGCCGCGCTCGGGTCGACGTGGCGGAGCCTACCTGGACGTGGCCGCTCCCGCCGGGCTGGCCGATCGGGTGGGCGCCGCAGCCCGCCAGCACGCGACGACGCCGTTCGTCGTACTGCTGGCTGCGTACCGGCTCCTGCTGTGGCGCCTCACCGGGGTACGCGACACCCTCGTCGGTACGCCGATCAGCGCAAGACCGCTGGCGGAGACCGAGAACATGGTCGGCTACTTCCTGAACATGGTGGTGCTGCGTGGTGCGGCCGAACCCGACGCGTCGGTGCGCGATCTCGTCGCCGCCGAGCACGCCTCGGCGATGTCCGCGTACGCGCATCAGGATCTGCCGTTCGAGCAGTTGGTGGCCCAGCTCCGCCCGCCGCGGGAGATCGGCTCCACGCCCCTGGTGCAGACCGTCTTCTCGGTCGAGGGCCAGCCCGGCATGAGCGGCAACTATCTCGGGGTGACCTGCGAGGAGATCGTGCTGACCGGCGGCTGGGCGCAGTACGACCTGATGGTGAAGGTAGTCCGCGACGCGGAGCTGACCGCCCGGTGGGACTTCGACGACGCAATCATCGACGTGGCCCGGATCGAGCAGTGGGCGAAGGAGTTCTGGTCCCTGATCGACGCCGTGGCGGACGATCCCGACCGCCGGGTGCGTGACATCCCGGGGTTAGGTGACGTACCGCCGCCGTCCCCGGTCCAGGTCGAGCCCGAGGTGCTGGCGTGGGCCGGAACTGCGGAACGTGTCGAGCCGCAGGGCTACCTCCAGGAGACCATCGCCGCGGCCTGGCAGGAGTTGCTCGGCGTCGCCCCCGGTGCCCACGACGTTCTCTTCGACCTGGGCGGGCACTCGCTCACCGTCGCGCAGCTCTCATTCCGTCTGAGCGAGACGTTCCGTACGCACGTCGGGGTGGCCGAACTGTTCGAGCATCAGACCGTCGCCAGCCAGGCCAGACACGTCGAGGGCCTGCTACTGGACCGTGCGGCGCAGCTGTCGTCGGAGGAATTGGAGCACCTGCTCGACGAAGGGCCCTGA
- a CDS encoding helix-turn-helix domain-containing protein: MTQPEFGQRLKTRRSALRMSQRELAGDSVTPSYISLLEAGSRVPTLDVVVYLGRMLDCSLEELLGVDAVPQLPTEASRRPMLFEQVLARSASEVGDHAQARRFLENALTSAKSAGLPERAVDVGLELQDTLRMLGEHQARLRLLEELAEIPLVQSAPELLLVVKTHLASVLRDLGQLREARRTAYGALTHLRQPGIGGTSVHVRLFGVLISVLCEAGELDQVEPLITEMLDVAAKLDWPGFVGRAHWVASMAYAQLGRPEEARQHFGLARDALAFPSMSLIDWLRFCRSAASVLLDIGDDLDGARQWINDAETTSRMLALSHEQAIVSALRARYELKVGNPREALRLYAPLTGPDTPLGGLDLIYSYLGHASALHQTHEIDRAIAMLRSAVDLCERGGSYQLAAQVWRQIDELARERDTVRAADDQP, translated from the coding sequence GTGACCCAACCGGAGTTCGGTCAGCGACTGAAGACCCGGCGCTCGGCGCTGCGGATGTCGCAGCGCGAACTCGCCGGTGATTCCGTGACTCCCAGCTACATCTCGCTGCTGGAAGCGGGCAGCCGGGTGCCGACCCTGGATGTGGTGGTCTACCTGGGCCGGATGCTGGACTGCAGCCTGGAGGAGTTGCTCGGCGTGGACGCGGTGCCACAGCTTCCGACCGAGGCCAGCCGGCGCCCCATGCTCTTCGAGCAGGTCCTGGCCCGCAGTGCGAGCGAGGTCGGCGACCACGCGCAGGCTCGGCGGTTCCTGGAGAACGCCCTGACCAGCGCGAAGTCCGCCGGCCTACCCGAGCGCGCGGTCGATGTCGGCCTGGAGTTGCAGGACACGCTGCGGATGCTCGGCGAACACCAGGCCCGCCTGCGGCTGTTGGAGGAACTGGCCGAGATCCCGCTCGTGCAGTCCGCGCCGGAACTGCTGCTGGTCGTCAAGACCCATCTCGCGTCGGTCCTGCGCGACCTCGGACAGCTACGCGAGGCCCGGCGCACGGCGTACGGGGCACTGACCCACCTGCGCCAGCCCGGAATCGGCGGCACGAGCGTGCACGTACGGCTGTTCGGCGTGCTGATCTCGGTGCTCTGCGAGGCCGGCGAGCTGGACCAGGTCGAACCGCTGATCACCGAGATGTTGGACGTGGCGGCCAAGCTGGACTGGCCGGGCTTCGTCGGACGGGCGCACTGGGTGGCGAGCATGGCGTACGCGCAGCTGGGCCGCCCGGAGGAGGCACGCCAGCATTTCGGGCTGGCCCGGGACGCGCTGGCCTTCCCCAGCATGTCGCTGATCGACTGGCTGCGGTTCTGCCGCTCGGCGGCGTCGGTGCTGCTGGACATCGGCGACGACCTCGACGGCGCGCGGCAGTGGATCAATGATGCGGAGACCACGTCGCGGATGCTCGCACTTTCGCACGAGCAGGCAATCGTCTCCGCGCTGCGCGCCCGGTACGAGCTGAAGGTCGGCAATCCCCGCGAAGCACTGCGGTTGTACGCGCCGCTGACCGGCCCGGACACGCCGCTGGGCGGACTCGACCTGATCTACAGCTATCTGGGCCACGCCAGTGCGCTGCACCAGACCCACGAGATCGACAGGGCGATAGCCATGCTGCGTTCCGCCGTCGACCTCTGCGAGAGGGGCGGCTCCTACCAGCTCGCCGCCCAGGTGTGGCGACAGATCGACGAGTTGGCCCGAGAGCGCGACACCGTGCGGGCCGCGGACGACCAACCATAG
- a CDS encoding winged helix DNA-binding domain-containing protein, with translation MHAQVMSAAEWSLGLRLDGVSRQTVQDALWRDRHLVKTRGPRGTVHLLAVSELPMWAGALSALPVGQDGQPAAVRMTRPQVDAVIEAIGDALRTADLAVDELTAAIAERVGDWAADRVMEAFGDRWPRWRQIEHEVTNRGVMCFGPLRGRKVTYTSPARWLPGFTPAESEVALTDLLLRYLWAYGPATPAHVAQWLSIPRAFAARMFERATDRLEPVDLEGEKAWVVAGDREFSQERPTGLRLLPYFDAFVIGSHPRDRLFAGRAARRALANGQAGTFPVLLVDGQVAGVWHQRKSGRRIDVTVEPLDELSVARRRALDEEAGRLATFFGARATVRVGPITVGGHA, from the coding sequence GTGCACGCGCAGGTGATGTCGGCGGCAGAGTGGTCGCTCGGACTGCGACTCGATGGCGTGTCCCGGCAGACGGTTCAGGATGCGCTCTGGCGCGATCGGCACCTGGTGAAGACGCGGGGGCCGCGCGGCACGGTGCATCTGCTCGCGGTTTCCGAGCTGCCTATGTGGGCGGGTGCGCTCTCGGCGCTGCCGGTCGGGCAGGACGGCCAGCCCGCTGCGGTGCGGATGACGAGGCCGCAGGTCGACGCGGTCATCGAAGCGATCGGCGACGCGCTACGAACGGCCGACCTTGCCGTCGACGAACTCACCGCGGCGATCGCCGAGCGCGTCGGCGACTGGGCGGCGGATCGCGTGATGGAGGCGTTCGGCGACCGGTGGCCACGGTGGAGGCAGATCGAGCACGAGGTGACCAATCGGGGCGTCATGTGCTTCGGTCCGTTGCGGGGTCGCAAGGTGACCTACACGAGCCCGGCCCGGTGGCTGCCGGGCTTCACCCCAGCCGAGAGCGAGGTCGCGCTCACCGATCTGCTGCTGCGCTATCTCTGGGCATACGGGCCGGCGACGCCCGCGCATGTGGCGCAGTGGCTGTCGATTCCGCGCGCATTCGCCGCGCGAATGTTCGAGCGAGCCACGGACAGATTGGAGCCCGTCGATCTGGAAGGCGAGAAAGCCTGGGTGGTGGCGGGCGACCGCGAGTTCAGCCAGGAGCGGCCGACCGGGCTTCGACTGCTGCCCTACTTCGATGCGTTCGTCATCGGCTCCCATCCGCGTGACCGGCTCTTCGCCGGCCGGGCAGCCCGGCGGGCCCTCGCGAACGGCCAAGCGGGCACCTTTCCGGTGCTCCTCGTCGACGGACAGGTGGCCGGCGTGTGGCACCAGCGCAAATCCGGACGGCGGATCGACGTGACCGTGGAGCCGCTGGACGAGTTGTCCGTCGCGCGGCGGCGGGCACTCGACGAGGAGGCGGGCCGGCTGGCCACGTTCTTCGGGGCGCGCGCGACGGTTCGGGTCGGGCCGATCACGGTCGGCGGTCACGCGTAG
- a CDS encoding TOMM precursor leader peptide-binding protein produces MQQSPITVVAVGDLGRAVAGRLVSRIAGTRVTDGGPESVTVPMLPIILAAWRETRAEARTIDADEAVPWWLPVIMAHPRIRVGPVFGPNLPGCYDCLLDRVLAADEQAHLTRALWDLYDRDPTAGPLGYLEHHAGVAAALATMLIGRDDAARRQILYYDVLDGTLRAEAFVPSDDCPRWRRAEAQRDQVARSDSAGAGW; encoded by the coding sequence GTGCAGCAGTCCCCCATCACCGTCGTCGCTGTTGGTGACCTCGGTCGCGCGGTGGCCGGCCGCCTGGTGTCCCGGATCGCCGGAACTCGCGTGACCGACGGTGGCCCCGAGTCGGTCACCGTCCCGATGCTACCGATCATCCTCGCCGCCTGGCGGGAGACCCGCGCCGAGGCCCGGACCATCGACGCGGACGAGGCGGTACCGTGGTGGCTACCGGTGATCATGGCACACCCACGGATCCGGGTCGGGCCGGTCTTCGGCCCGAATCTCCCCGGCTGCTACGACTGCCTGTTGGATCGGGTGCTCGCCGCCGATGAGCAGGCCCACCTCACCAGGGCGCTGTGGGACCTGTACGACCGGGACCCCACGGCCGGGCCGCTCGGCTACCTGGAGCATCACGCCGGCGTCGCGGCTGCTCTCGCCACGATGCTCATCGGTCGCGATGATGCCGCACGCCGCCAGATCCTGTATTACGACGTGCTCGACGGCACCCTGAGGGCGGAGGCGTTCGTGCCGTCCGACGACTGTCCGCGTTGGCGGCGCGCCGAGGCGCAGCGCGACCAGGTGGCCCGGTCCGACAGTGCCGGAGCTGGCTGGTGA
- a CDS encoding alpha/beta fold hydrolase: MPRGDRAVRHFHHDGVTISVSRGGQGLLVLCPGLNSTQADLRELTGSLRHNHDVVTFDLHGHGRASAADRDADHR, encoded by the coding sequence GTGCCGAGAGGCGACCGGGCGGTGCGGCATTTCCACCACGACGGCGTCACGATCTCGGTGTCTCGCGGCGGCCAGGGACTGCTGGTCCTGTGTCCCGGGTTGAACTCGACACAGGCAGACCTGCGCGAGCTGACCGGGTCGCTGCGGCACAACCACGATGTGGTGACCTTCGACCTGCACGGCCATGGCCGTGCCTCCGCCGCCGACCGCGATGCCGACCATCGGTGA
- a CDS encoding MerR family DNA-binding transcriptional regulator: MPTIGELASYAGVTVRAVRLYHAKGLLR; encoded by the coding sequence ATGCCGACCATCGGTGAGTTGGCGTCATATGCCGGAGTGACGGTGCGTGCGGTGAGGCTTTACCACGCCAAGGGCCTGCTGCGGTAG
- a CDS encoding GNAT family N-acetyltransferase, with the protein MKDVPEARQYEARVEGESKVAGVAQYIRTTELIAFVHTEVSPEYEGRGVGAALARAGLDEARAARLLVLPTCPFFAGWIARHPEYQDLVYQSRSRVSD; encoded by the coding sequence GTGAAAGACGTTCCCGAAGCCAGACAGTACGAGGCGCGGGTCGAGGGAGAGTCCAAGGTTGCGGGTGTCGCGCAGTACATCCGCACCACGGAACTCATCGCGTTCGTACACACCGAGGTCTCGCCGGAGTACGAGGGCAGGGGAGTTGGGGCGGCCCTGGCCCGCGCCGGCCTCGACGAGGCCCGCGCCGCGCGCCTGCTGGTCCTGCCCACCTGCCCATTCTTCGCGGGGTGGATCGCCCGGCACCCTGAGTACCAGGACCTGGTGTACCAGTCCCGCAGCAGAGTCAGCGACTGA